Proteins from one Armatimonadota bacterium genomic window:
- a CDS encoding DMT family transporter, translating into MNLADDVRLLRRRRRQCLIMLIGGQAVIGSSALMVRVGLSAHIDPVTLSAWRLTLAGLAALALLPLSPYPESLRLAPGEWMRLLLAGGALAAHFALWIASLQYISVANSTLLVCTTPIWAGLLSWVVGKRPPERSFWFGMVGAAAGAILVTRSGAVHVSNQPARGATLALGGALLFALYLLLAAGLQPRLGVARLIAGTYSSAACWLWIVLLAHHAAPLVPYSESGWAAIIGMAALPQMVGHTSMNWSLKQLPAHGVAAATLLEPVFASVLAWLLLGEPLVVFQVLGGVVLLVSIWSTLSTPLAVVEPDL; encoded by the coding sequence ATGAATCTTGCGGATGACGTCAGGCTGCTGCGTCGGCGCCGACGGCAATGCCTCATCATGCTTATTGGGGGGCAGGCGGTAATCGGCTCCAGCGCGCTCATGGTCCGGGTTGGTCTGAGTGCGCACATCGATCCGGTCACGCTCTCTGCGTGGCGGCTCACACTCGCCGGACTCGCAGCACTGGCCCTGCTGCCACTATCGCCTTATCCTGAGAGCTTGCGGTTGGCGCCTGGTGAGTGGATGCGTCTTCTACTCGCCGGCGGGGCGTTGGCCGCACATTTTGCCCTGTGGATCGCCTCACTGCAGTACATCTCGGTAGCGAACAGCACGCTTCTGGTTTGTACCACACCGATTTGGGCCGGCCTGCTGTCATGGGTGGTCGGGAAGAGGCCGCCGGAGCGTTCTTTCTGGTTTGGTATGGTAGGCGCCGCTGCCGGAGCAATTCTGGTGACGCGCAGTGGCGCCGTGCACGTTTCCAACCAGCCGGCGCGTGGTGCGACGTTAGCCCTGGGCGGCGCTCTGCTCTTCGCTCTCTACCTGCTCCTGGCAGCCGGCCTGCAGCCCCGACTCGGTGTTGCGCGGCTCATCGCGGGCACATACTCGTCTGCAGCCTGTTGGCTATGGATTGTACTGCTCGCTCATCACGCTGCGCCCCTTGTACCGTATAGTGAAAGCGGCTGGGCAGCGATCATCGGAATGGCGGCGCTCCCGCAGATGGTGGGTCACACCAGTATGAACTGGAGCCTTAAGCAGCTGCCGGCCCATGGCGTTGCCGCAGCAACGCTGCTTGAACCGGTGTTTGCCTCGGTGCTGGCATGGTTGCTCCTCGGTGAGCCGCTGGTTGTGTTTCAGGTGCTGGGCGGTGTCGTGCTGCTCGTGTCGATCTGGTCCACGCTCTCAACGCCGCTAGCCGTCGTCGAACCTGACCTTTAA
- a CDS encoding phytanoyl-CoA dioxygenase family protein → MQPPYPPTNPEEAPMLPETNTRFFDTFGYIGLPGLMADCINEIEEAFEEIWSQRGGGHNGSAHSGAARSCIVPFLDQHERLCALLDDHRILAICNSLLGADFNYMGSDGNYYTGDTSWHSDGWYSEMRYLKIAFYLDDLTRETGCLRVIPGSHIKGDRYADALHRDIGRSQELLGIAGSELPAVALETRPGDVVCFHHNTKHSSFGGSTSRRMFTINLSQHYPDALLPELRNYVASFARFWVDCPFGDEMLRTAGPTRRRHLEQVLANSDHLPALAREARERMSEPSRG, encoded by the coding sequence ATGCAACCGCCCTATCCTCCGACAAATCCCGAGGAGGCGCCGATGCTTCCCGAGACGAATACGCGCTTCTTTGACACGTTCGGTTACATCGGCCTACCCGGCCTGATGGCGGACTGTATCAACGAGATCGAGGAAGCCTTTGAGGAAATCTGGTCGCAACGCGGCGGCGGCCATAACGGCAGCGCGCATAGTGGAGCAGCCCGATCCTGTATCGTCCCGTTCCTCGATCAACACGAGCGGCTCTGTGCCCTTCTGGATGATCATCGCATCCTGGCAATCTGCAACTCGCTGCTCGGCGCCGACTTCAACTATATGGGCAGCGACGGTAACTACTACACGGGCGATACGTCCTGGCATTCGGACGGCTGGTACTCCGAAATGAGGTACCTCAAGATCGCGTTCTACCTGGACGACCTGACGCGCGAGACCGGCTGCCTGCGGGTAATTCCCGGCAGTCACATCAAGGGCGACCGATATGCCGACGCCCTACATCGAGATATTGGAAGGTCGCAGGAGTTATTGGGCATTGCCGGGTCGGAACTGCCGGCCGTGGCGCTGGAAACGCGACCCGGCGATGTTGTGTGCTTCCATCACAATACCAAACACTCGAGCTTTGGCGGCAGCACCAGCCGGCGAATGTTCACGATCAACCTTTCGCAACACTATCCGGATGCGCTTCTACCGGAGTTGCGAAACTACGTCGCCTCTTTTGCCCGGTTCTGGGTGGATTGCCCGTTTGGCGATGAGATGCTGCGCACGGCCGGGCCGACGCGGAGGCGGCATCTGGAGCAGGTTTTGGCGAACTCCGACCACCTACCGGCGCTGGCGCGCGAAGCCCGCGAACGGATGTCCGAGCCGTCGCGGGGCTGA
- a CDS encoding pentapeptide repeat-containing protein, translating into MANKLRSITAAELTSRLDAHRRWVRQEQDAQPANFAHCSLRNVDLSDQELSNADFTGADLTGADLRGSFLSGAEFHEAVLRDTRLQRSTLWSANMSKSTDLTTVQLSGADLRSATLPANLHFDAIFTTRASVKSAVISLVVYLTCAAWVLLALTAMRDATLFVPQYGATMPLTGVEVSGSTLLVLGPLLVGISWIYLAVAMQRLWERLALLPAVFTDGLPVDITVGGGALTAIVRAWSPTLRSSQPAVFKLQVALVVLLVWGAAPVTAAAFWLRGLRAHNWIVSGLHVALVSLFSGVAVAFYLRCVQTLTSTTLRRGLQSTSAAVTMVAVALITAAASYGGINGVPIRAQTEGTGSGSLLERVVPLILRGPLAPFAQMADTELSRHPSDWRGTSPADFALVRGAQLQSVDLRGANMGIAFLVRANMRWAHLRRAILTDADLRYARLRGADLREADMRGINLRNADLTDANLTGADLTGADLRGASFLNANLNRARLLGADCRGASFSIANMAGADLREANLLSTSTGVTGISQDQLTQAVTDAGTKVTPPLVVPQ; encoded by the coding sequence ATGGCGAATAAACTACGCTCCATTACTGCTGCCGAGCTTACGTCGCGCCTGGATGCACACCGGCGATGGGTCCGACAGGAGCAGGACGCGCAACCGGCCAACTTTGCTCACTGCTCGCTGCGGAACGTAGATCTCTCCGATCAGGAGCTCTCCAACGCAGATTTCACCGGCGCCGACCTTACCGGTGCAGACCTCAGGGGTTCGTTCCTGAGCGGCGCTGAGTTCCACGAAGCCGTCCTGAGGGACACTCGATTACAGCGCTCGACGCTTTGGAGCGCCAATATGTCAAAGAGCACCGATCTCACGACGGTGCAGTTATCAGGCGCCGATTTGCGCAGCGCCACCTTGCCGGCAAACCTGCACTTTGACGCCATTTTTACTACACGCGCCAGCGTAAAGAGCGCGGTCATCTCCCTGGTGGTCTACCTTACGTGCGCGGCATGGGTGCTGCTGGCGCTCACCGCGATGCGCGATGCCACGCTGTTTGTTCCGCAGTATGGCGCAACGATGCCGTTGACGGGGGTGGAGGTCTCGGGGAGTACGCTGCTGGTGTTGGGTCCCCTCCTGGTTGGAATATCGTGGATCTATCTCGCGGTGGCCATGCAGCGCCTTTGGGAGCGTTTGGCCCTCCTACCGGCCGTGTTCACGGATGGACTGCCGGTGGACATTACCGTAGGCGGCGGCGCGCTGACAGCAATCGTGCGCGCCTGGTCACCAACACTCCGGTCGTCTCAACCTGCCGTGTTCAAGTTACAGGTTGCGCTGGTTGTGCTGCTTGTTTGGGGAGCGGCCCCAGTAACGGCTGCGGCTTTCTGGCTGCGCGGCCTTCGAGCGCACAACTGGATCGTGAGCGGCCTCCATGTTGCTCTCGTATCACTATTCAGCGGGGTTGCCGTTGCTTTCTACCTCCGATGCGTTCAGACGCTCACGTCCACAACGCTCCGCCGTGGCCTTCAATCTACCTCCGCTGCAGTTACCATGGTTGCAGTCGCGTTGATCACAGCCGCAGCTAGTTATGGAGGCATCAATGGCGTACCAATTCGAGCACAAACCGAGGGTACCGGTTCGGGGAGCCTGCTGGAGCGCGTCGTACCGCTGATACTCCGCGGGCCGCTCGCGCCATTCGCCCAGATGGCCGACACCGAGCTTTCGCGGCATCCGTCGGATTGGCGTGGAACAAGCCCGGCGGACTTTGCACTGGTGCGTGGAGCTCAGCTGCAGTCTGTGGACCTCCGTGGCGCGAATATGGGGATCGCGTTTCTGGTAAGGGCTAACATGCGGTGGGCGCACCTGCGCAGAGCGATTCTGACGGACGCCGATCTGCGCTACGCGCGGCTGAGAGGAGCAGATCTGCGCGAAGCCGACATGCGCGGCATCAACCTGAGAAACGCCGACCTGACAGACGCCAACCTTACCGGCGCGGATCTGACAGGCGCCGACCTGCGAGGCGCAAGCTTTCTCAACGCGAACCTCAACCGTGCGCGATTGCTTGGCGCGGATTGCCGGGGCGCCTCGTTTTCTATAGCGAATATGGCTGGCGCCGACCTTCGCGAGGCGAATCTGCTCTCAACCAGCACCGGGGTCACGGGAATATCGCAGGACCAACTGACGCAGGCGGTCACCGACGCCGGTACCAAAGTAACGCCGCCACTGGTTGTGCCACAGTAG
- a CDS encoding Gfo/Idh/MocA family oxidoreductase, protein MSNRRSRRQFITQAAFTSFSVWVGDTAARAAKQSPNSQISFASIGVGGKGESDSDDAASHGNMVAICDVDDNTRARGAARFPKAEQFFDFRTMLEQYGKHIDAVTVSIPDCNHAVAAGMAMKMGKHCFCQKPLAHSVWEAQRLADIAEQMHVATEMGNQGTAADGLRQMAAQVQKGAIGKVTDVHVWTNRPIWPQGIERPAPAPVPSTLHWDAWLGSAPARPYAPGYHPFSWRGWWDFGCGALGDMACHTMNLPFMALDLRDPLSVQAQTSGTNHDSYPAWSLITYKFDRTNLHPPLTMTWYDGGKLPPTELFHGQPVSSSGSLMIGSSGTVYAPGDYGGHGKVIDGGVDVGQVDYPHSPGHFREWVRAIQGGIPAVSNFPNYAVPLTKTVVLGNLAVWASPKKIEWDARRLRATNAPEVQRIIHPHFRANYSL, encoded by the coding sequence ATGAGCAACCGGCGATCACGGCGTCAGTTTATTACGCAGGCCGCGTTTACCAGCTTTTCGGTTTGGGTGGGCGACACGGCGGCGCGCGCGGCCAAACAGTCACCCAATTCGCAGATTTCGTTTGCCAGCATCGGCGTTGGCGGCAAGGGCGAAAGCGATAGCGATGATGCCGCCAGCCACGGAAACATGGTGGCGATTTGTGATGTGGACGACAACACGCGGGCTCGTGGCGCCGCACGGTTTCCGAAGGCGGAGCAGTTCTTCGATTTCCGCACGATGCTGGAGCAGTACGGAAAGCATATTGATGCCGTAACCGTGAGCATCCCCGATTGCAACCATGCCGTAGCCGCCGGGATGGCCATGAAGATGGGCAAACACTGCTTCTGCCAGAAGCCGCTGGCTCACAGCGTTTGGGAAGCGCAGCGCCTTGCTGATATTGCGGAGCAGATGCACGTTGCCACCGAAATGGGAAACCAGGGCACTGCGGCTGACGGTTTGCGACAGATGGCTGCGCAGGTTCAAAAGGGCGCAATTGGCAAGGTGACCGATGTACACGTCTGGACGAACAGGCCAATCTGGCCTCAGGGCATCGAGCGCCCGGCGCCGGCGCCGGTTCCCTCAACGCTGCACTGGGACGCCTGGCTGGGTTCCGCGCCCGCACGGCCCTATGCGCCGGGTTATCACCCCTTCTCGTGGCGCGGTTGGTGGGATTTCGGCTGTGGCGCCCTCGGCGATATGGCGTGTCACACCATGAATCTGCCATTCATGGCGCTGGACCTGCGAGACCCATTAAGCGTTCAGGCGCAGACCTCGGGTACCAACCACGACTCGTATCCGGCGTGGAGCTTGATCACCTACAAGTTCGACCGCACAAACCTGCATCCCCCGCTCACGATGACCTGGTACGACGGCGGTAAGCTGCCACCCACCGAACTTTTCCATGGCCAACCGGTCTCCAGCAGCGGTTCACTTATGATCGGCAGCTCCGGTACGGTATACGCTCCCGGCGATTACGGTGGTCATGGCAAGGTTATCGATGGCGGCGTGGACGTTGGGCAGGTTGACTATCCACATTCGCCGGGTCATTTTCGCGAGTGGGTGCGCGCAATTCAGGGCGGTATCCCGGCAGTATCGAACTTCCCCAACTATGCGGTACCGCTTACGAAGACGGTGGTGCTGGGCAACCTGGCAGTTTGGGCCAGTCCCAAGAAGATTGAGTGGGACGCCCGCCGCCTGCGCGCAACCAACGCTCCGGAAGTGCAGCGGATCATCCACCCGCATTTCCGCGCCAACTACTCCCTCTAA
- a CDS encoding phytanoyl-CoA dioxygenase family protein — MNTDTALKYRRQLTDDGFCVIENVVPESLLEELRVETDRLLDSVEHPEHWKYQGSDLHVRGSENDVIDRLDKLPAARQALDAMGLVDFKSRGGFIILSKPPGGPALYWHQDWTQWNDPISAAPWPQYLFLSYYLVDTSVENGCFQAIPGTHRQRIPLHDKLAVAHTDASYFAPESEQHLFGEPDGAVDVPVKAGSLVIGEGRMLHAARANQSLNRRTLLLGWYDRPATIPDYWTGSVPEEILSRRPDTTWPSTREPGVYLKPHG; from the coding sequence ATGAATACAGACACCGCGCTGAAATACCGGCGCCAGCTCACGGACGACGGCTTTTGCGTGATTGAGAACGTAGTGCCGGAATCGCTTCTCGAAGAACTGCGGGTCGAAACCGACCGGCTGCTCGATTCTGTGGAGCATCCGGAGCACTGGAAATACCAGGGATCCGACCTTCACGTCCGTGGTAGCGAAAACGACGTCATCGACCGGCTCGACAAGTTACCGGCGGCGCGCCAGGCGCTCGATGCCATGGGGCTTGTGGACTTCAAGTCGCGCGGCGGCTTTATCATCCTCAGCAAGCCGCCCGGGGGGCCGGCGCTGTACTGGCACCAGGACTGGACGCAGTGGAACGATCCGATCAGCGCCGCACCATGGCCGCAGTATCTATTTCTATCGTACTACCTGGTAGATACCAGTGTGGAGAACGGTTGCTTCCAGGCGATTCCTGGTACACATCGCCAACGCATTCCGCTCCACGACAAGCTGGCCGTGGCCCATACCGACGCCAGTTATTTCGCTCCGGAGTCGGAGCAGCATCTGTTCGGCGAGCCTGACGGCGCGGTCGATGTGCCGGTGAAGGCCGGCTCGCTGGTTATTGGTGAAGGCCGGATGCTGCACGCGGCACGTGCCAATCAGAGCCTGAACAGGCGTACGCTGCTGCTTGGATGGTACGACCGGCCGGCAACCATACCGGACTACTGGACCGGGTCGGTACCGGAAGAGATTCTAAGCCGCCGGCCGGATACAACCTGGCCGAGCACGCGCGAGCCGGGCGTCTACCTCAAGCCGCACGGCTAG